A window of the Myxococcus fulvus genome harbors these coding sequences:
- the hflK gene encoding FtsH protease activity modulator HflK: MAWDPRVLKPEPNGRDPGDVLDELRRQLKRGLGRRLLIGGAGLALLVGLFTSYAQVEPDEVGVILRLGRFVDTVEPGPHFRLPYGIDRIVKVPVQRQLKAEFGFRTESVGARNTSYAASGSDMKRESLMLTGDLNVAVVEWIVQYKIKDPYKYLFKVKNVEGMLRDISEASMRAVVGDHSVNEVLTTGRQTVATQSKLLLQDLADRYETGVDIQQVVLQDVNPPDPVKPSFNEVNQAIQEKERAINEAFAELNRAIPRAKGEAEEALRSAEGYAIERVNRAKGEAERFTRVYEEYRKAPEVTRRRMYLETVSQVLTSTGQKVVMDENLKGLTPMLRMDGPDSAAAGAAHTTEAHR; the protein is encoded by the coding sequence ATGGCATGGGACCCACGCGTCTTGAAGCCCGAGCCGAATGGCCGGGATCCTGGTGATGTACTGGATGAGCTGCGCAGGCAGCTCAAACGAGGCTTGGGCCGCCGGCTGCTCATCGGTGGCGCTGGCCTGGCCCTGCTGGTGGGCCTGTTCACCAGCTACGCGCAGGTAGAGCCCGACGAGGTCGGCGTCATCCTGCGGCTGGGGCGCTTCGTGGACACGGTGGAGCCGGGTCCGCACTTCCGGCTGCCGTACGGCATCGACCGCATCGTCAAGGTGCCGGTGCAGCGTCAGCTCAAGGCGGAGTTCGGCTTCCGCACCGAGTCCGTGGGCGCGCGCAACACGTCCTACGCCGCCAGCGGCTCCGACATGAAGCGCGAGTCGCTGATGCTCACCGGTGACCTCAACGTCGCCGTGGTCGAGTGGATCGTCCAGTACAAGATCAAGGACCCGTACAAGTACCTCTTCAAGGTGAAGAACGTGGAGGGGATGTTGCGAGACATCTCCGAGGCGTCGATGCGCGCCGTCGTGGGTGACCACTCCGTCAACGAGGTCCTCACCACCGGCCGCCAGACGGTGGCCACGCAGTCCAAGCTGCTGCTCCAAGACCTGGCGGACCGCTACGAGACGGGCGTGGACATCCAGCAGGTGGTGCTCCAGGACGTCAACCCGCCCGACCCCGTCAAGCCGTCCTTCAACGAGGTCAACCAGGCCATCCAGGAGAAGGAGCGCGCCATCAACGAGGCCTTCGCCGAGCTCAACCGCGCCATCCCCCGCGCCAAGGGCGAGGCCGAGGAGGCGTTGCGCTCCGCGGAGGGCTACGCCATCGAGCGCGTCAACCGCGCCAAGGGCGAGGCCGAGCGCTTCACCCGCGTCTACGAGGAGTACCGCAAGGCGCCCGAGGTCACCCGCCGCCGCATGTACCTGGAGACCGTGAGCCAGGTGCTCACCAGCACCGGGCAGAAGGTCGTCATGGACGAGAACCTCAAGGGGCTCACGCCCATGTTGCGCATGGACGGCCCGGACTCCGCGGCCGCCGGCGCGGCGCACACGACGGAGGCCCACCGATGA
- the hflC gene encoding protease modulator HflC, translated as MSRVATIVLGVAVLAIILGFSSTYTLSEHEQAVITRFGQPRGQSITEPGLHFKQPFVDTVNRFDKRWLDWRGDPNQIPTKDKKYIWVDTFGRWRIVDPLRFFQRLRDERNAQSRLDDIIDGETRNTIASFALIEAVRSTNRPFEDDEYTTEEERGESQEQVAQGRDKLTRQIRLRAAEIVKEFGVELVDVQIRRINYVDEVQVKVFERMISERRRTAERSRSEGMGRAAEIRGQRERDLKEIRSEAYRKAQEITGKADAEATRIYADAFGRDAEFYQFMRTLEAYPQVMDRSTSLFLGSDSEFYRYLRSSKK; from the coding sequence ATGAGCCGCGTGGCAACGATTGTCCTGGGCGTCGCGGTGCTCGCCATCATCCTGGGCTTCTCCAGCACGTACACCCTGAGCGAGCACGAGCAGGCGGTCATCACCCGCTTCGGTCAGCCCCGCGGCCAGTCCATCACCGAGCCGGGCCTGCACTTCAAGCAGCCCTTCGTCGACACGGTGAACCGCTTCGACAAGCGCTGGCTCGACTGGCGCGGCGACCCGAACCAGATTCCCACCAAGGACAAGAAGTACATCTGGGTGGACACCTTCGGCCGCTGGCGCATCGTCGACCCGCTGCGCTTCTTCCAGCGCCTGCGCGACGAGCGCAACGCGCAGTCCCGGCTGGACGACATCATCGACGGCGAGACGCGCAACACCATCGCGTCCTTCGCGCTGATTGAAGCGGTGCGCTCCACCAACCGTCCGTTCGAGGACGACGAGTACACCACCGAGGAGGAGCGCGGCGAGTCGCAGGAGCAGGTGGCCCAGGGCCGCGACAAGCTCACCCGGCAGATCCGCCTGCGCGCGGCGGAAATCGTGAAGGAGTTCGGCGTGGAGCTGGTCGACGTGCAGATTCGTCGCATCAACTACGTCGACGAGGTCCAGGTGAAGGTCTTCGAGCGCATGATTTCAGAGCGGCGGCGCACCGCGGAGCGCTCGCGCTCGGAGGGCATGGGACGGGCGGCCGAGATTCGCGGCCAGCGCGAGCGTGACCTGAAGGAGATCCGCTCCGAGGCCTACCGCAAGGCGCAGGAAATCACCGGCAAGGCCGACGCCGAGGCGACGCGCATCTACGCCGACGCCTTCGGCCGCGACGCGGAGTTCTACCAGTTCATGCGCACGCTGGAGGCCTACCCCCAGGTGATGGACCGCTCCACCTCGCTCTTCCTCGGGAGCGACTCGGAGTTCTATCGCTACCTGCGCAGCTCCAAGAAGTAG
- a CDS encoding VOC family protein, with product MKLSARGEEVLAAVNDSGLSVEEKAVLARALQKSVARAGLLLGHLSFGVRDLARAIAFYDAALAPLGYTRVWSSERSAGYGPEGEGDTLALFLRPEATPPGDGFHLAFNAPSREAVDAFHAACLKHGGKDQGAPGLRPHYGDTYYACFVTDPEGHKLEAVHQLG from the coding sequence ATGAAGCTATCGGCTCGTGGTGAAGAGGTCCTGGCGGCTGTCAACGACTCGGGCCTGAGCGTCGAGGAGAAGGCCGTGCTGGCGCGCGCTCTCCAGAAGAGCGTGGCGCGGGCGGGGTTGCTCCTGGGTCATCTCTCGTTCGGCGTGCGGGACCTCGCGCGTGCCATCGCGTTCTACGACGCCGCGCTGGCGCCGCTGGGCTACACGCGGGTGTGGAGCTCGGAGCGCTCGGCGGGTTACGGCCCGGAGGGGGAGGGTGACACGCTGGCGCTGTTCCTGCGGCCGGAGGCCACGCCGCCCGGTGACGGCTTCCACCTCGCGTTCAATGCGCCGAGCCGGGAGGCCGTCGATGCCTTCCACGCCGCGTGCTTGAAGCACGGCGGCAAGGACCAGGGGGCTCCTGGCCTGCGTCCGCACTACGGCGACACGTATTACGCGTGCTTCGTGACGGACCCGGAGGGACACAAGCTGGAAGCCGTCCATCAGCTGGGATGA
- a CDS encoding sulfotransferase domain-containing protein produces MDSVKSYSDFEKEVDPHGDARAEPLIIQFGFPGSGSTFVWQVLNSLLGNVKKTHKCPQFRPEDRVVVTVRDFRDILCTYFKRANLPVTKASIDFLVKEHAEDNSSFSDLYRVSETWGDRKNVLWLRYEDFFNNFDYLFGQVEKFFGMKLTDEQKDRARASYSLEANKARSERVAVVCRQEGGAGWIDEKWQAYTIDGINGLHVTGDGSVGKWRQIIPKEWHGYVNELLAEPLKRYGYPLES; encoded by the coding sequence ATGGACAGCGTGAAGTCCTACTCAGACTTCGAGAAGGAAGTGGACCCTCATGGGGATGCGCGGGCCGAACCGCTCATCATCCAGTTCGGCTTCCCGGGCAGCGGCTCCACGTTCGTCTGGCAGGTGCTCAACTCCCTCCTGGGCAATGTGAAGAAGACCCACAAGTGTCCCCAGTTCCGGCCGGAGGACCGCGTGGTCGTCACCGTGCGGGACTTCCGAGACATCCTCTGTACCTACTTCAAGCGCGCCAACCTGCCCGTCACCAAGGCGAGCATCGACTTCCTGGTGAAGGAGCACGCGGAGGACAACTCCTCGTTCAGTGATTTGTACCGCGTCAGCGAGACCTGGGGCGACCGGAAGAACGTGCTCTGGCTTCGGTACGAGGACTTCTTCAACAACTTCGACTACCTGTTCGGGCAGGTCGAGAAGTTCTTCGGCATGAAGCTCACGGACGAGCAGAAGGACCGTGCCCGGGCGAGCTACTCGCTGGAGGCGAACAAGGCGCGCTCCGAGCGTGTCGCCGTGGTCTGCCGGCAGGAGGGCGGGGCGGGGTGGATCGACGAGAAGTGGCAGGCCTACACCATCGACGGCATCAACGGGCTGCACGTCACGGGCGACGGCTCGGTGGGCAAGTGGCGGCAGATCATCCCGAAGGAATGGCACGGCTACGTCAACGAACTCCTGGCGGAGCCCCTGAAGCGCTACGGCTATCCGCTGGAGTCCTGA
- a CDS encoding helix-turn-helix domain-containing protein produces the protein MKRTVEVAARRPRKGAPKPRSELGALLKDWRASRGKSQLALSFDAEVSPRHLAFIESGRTEPSQDMVLRLAEALGLGLRERNALLVAAGYAPEFGESDWNSEEMRELRQAAALILGAHEPHPALALDAASTVLDANAGALAMMGLGRDALGRTNLMDLVFAPGRVRSAIGNWQDIAGYLLGRLKENARLRGPGSEVANVLARVLTYPDARELPARLPGRSAGVLVPLTFMVDGVATQWFTTVTTFGAPLHALAEEVTIEQFYPR, from the coding sequence ATGAAGAGGACCGTCGAGGTGGCGGCCCGGCGACCGCGCAAGGGCGCCCCGAAGCCCCGGAGCGAGCTGGGGGCGTTGCTCAAGGACTGGCGTGCATCACGGGGCAAGAGTCAGCTCGCGCTGTCGTTCGACGCCGAGGTGTCGCCCCGGCACCTGGCCTTCATCGAGTCCGGGCGGACGGAGCCCAGCCAGGACATGGTCCTGCGATTGGCGGAGGCCCTGGGTCTGGGCCTGCGGGAGCGCAACGCGCTGCTGGTGGCGGCGGGGTATGCGCCAGAGTTTGGTGAGAGTGATTGGAACAGCGAGGAGATGCGGGAGCTGCGGCAGGCGGCGGCGTTGATTCTGGGCGCGCACGAGCCGCACCCGGCGCTGGCGCTGGACGCGGCGTCGACGGTGCTGGATGCGAACGCGGGGGCGCTGGCGATGATGGGGTTGGGGCGGGACGCGCTGGGGCGAACCAACCTGATGGACCTGGTCTTCGCGCCCGGGCGGGTCCGCTCCGCGATTGGGAACTGGCAGGACATCGCGGGTTACCTGCTCGGGCGACTGAAGGAGAACGCGCGCCTGCGGGGGCCCGGGTCCGAGGTCGCCAACGTGCTGGCGCGAGTGCTCACGTACCCGGACGCGCGTGAGCTCCCCGCCCGGCTGCCGGGCCGCTCCGCGGGCGTCCTGGTTCCGCTGACGTTCATGGTCGACGGTGTCGCCACGCAGTGGTTCACGACCGTGACGACCTTCGGGGCGCCGCTGCATGCCCTGGCGGAGGAGGTCACCATCGAGCAGTTCTACCCCCGCTGA